In one window of Caenimonas aquaedulcis DNA:
- the fdhF gene encoding formate dehydrogenase subunit alpha: MNAITRSELAHLDAPTVTFKLDGREVTCRANETLIEVADREGVEIPRLCYKPGLDKVGNCRSCMVEIKGERVLVPSCCRYPTQGMEVSSNSERAVASQKMVLELLQADMPEADYTRHNEVDEWAAKLGVGKPRFPSRAQVPADLSHPAIAVNLDACIQCTRCLRACRDEQVNDVIGLAFRGEQAKIVFDMDDPMGVSTCVACGECVQACPTGALMPARDAALAVPDKQVPSVCPYCGVGCQLTYNVKDGKILFVEGRDGPSNHKRLCVKGRYGFDYANHPQRLTVPLIRRKDAPKVADAEMDPDRLMDIFREASWEEALEFAGGTLAKLRDTHGPKSLAGFGSAKGSNEEAYLFQKLVRTGFRSNNVDHCTRLCHASSVVALLEGIGSGAVSNPVMDVTRAEVVIVIGANPTVNHPVAATWIKNAVKNGTKLIVMDPRKSDLYRHAHRYLQFKPDTDVAMLNAMMYVIVHEGLVDEAFIASRTIGYEDLKKNVEGYSPEAMAPICGIDAETLRYTARLYASSKGSMILWGMGVSQHIHGTDNARCLIALALMTGQIGRPGTGLHPLRGQNNVQGASDAGLIPMMYPDYQRVVDPAARARFERAWQLPAGTLDDQPGLTVVEVMHAIKAGTVKGMYVMGENPAMSDPDANHARESLAALEHLVVQDIFLTETAYLADVILPAGAFPEKTGTFTNTDRLVQMGRQAIDPPGDAKQDLWIIQEIGKRLGLPWNYGHVSEVFDEMRHTMPSIAGITWERLEREHAVTYPCREEDDPGEPVVFVEDFPREGGRGRFVPADIIPADERPDTEFPMVLITGRQLEHWHTGSMTRRATMLDAIEPDPVALIHPLDVEQLGIRPGDVVTIESRRGSVSLYARADDSSPRGAVFVPFCYYEAAANKLTNAALDPFAKIPEFKYCAVRLTPGGDEPRQSSFGGGQALANELRRDFAD, encoded by the coding sequence ATGAACGCCATCACCAGATCCGAACTCGCCCACCTCGACGCCCCCACCGTCACCTTCAAGCTCGACGGCAGGGAAGTCACGTGCCGCGCCAATGAGACGCTGATCGAAGTGGCCGACCGTGAAGGCGTGGAAATCCCGCGCCTTTGCTACAAGCCCGGCCTCGACAAGGTCGGCAACTGCCGCTCCTGCATGGTCGAGATCAAGGGGGAGCGCGTGCTCGTCCCCAGCTGCTGCCGCTACCCCACGCAGGGCATGGAAGTCAGCAGCAACAGCGAACGTGCCGTCGCCTCCCAGAAGATGGTGCTCGAGCTGCTCCAGGCCGACATGCCCGAGGCCGACTACACGCGCCACAACGAGGTGGACGAGTGGGCCGCAAAACTCGGCGTCGGCAAGCCGCGCTTTCCCTCGCGTGCACAGGTTCCCGCCGACCTGTCGCACCCCGCCATCGCCGTCAACCTCGACGCCTGCATCCAGTGCACGCGCTGCCTGCGCGCCTGCCGCGACGAGCAGGTGAACGACGTCATCGGCCTCGCCTTCCGCGGCGAGCAGGCCAAGATCGTGTTCGACATGGACGACCCCATGGGCGTGTCCACCTGCGTGGCCTGCGGCGAATGCGTGCAGGCCTGTCCCACCGGCGCGTTGATGCCCGCGCGCGACGCCGCGCTCGCCGTGCCCGACAAGCAGGTCCCCTCCGTCTGCCCGTACTGCGGCGTGGGTTGCCAGCTCACCTACAACGTGAAGGACGGCAAGATCCTCTTCGTCGAAGGACGCGACGGCCCGTCCAACCACAAGCGCCTGTGCGTGAAGGGCCGCTACGGCTTCGATTACGCGAACCATCCGCAGCGCCTCACCGTGCCCCTCATCCGCCGCAAGGACGCACCGAAGGTCGCCGACGCCGAGATGGACCCCGACCGCCTGATGGACATCTTCCGCGAGGCGAGCTGGGAGGAAGCGCTGGAATTCGCCGGCGGCACGCTCGCGAAGCTGCGCGACACGCACGGCCCGAAGTCGCTCGCGGGCTTCGGCTCCGCCAAGGGCAGCAACGAGGAGGCCTACCTCTTCCAGAAACTCGTGCGCACGGGCTTTCGCAGCAACAACGTGGACCACTGCACGCGCCTGTGCCATGCGTCGTCCGTCGTCGCGCTGCTCGAAGGCATCGGCTCCGGCGCCGTCTCCAACCCCGTGATGGACGTGACGCGCGCCGAAGTCGTGATCGTCATCGGCGCCAACCCCACGGTGAACCACCCGGTGGCCGCGACCTGGATCAAGAATGCGGTGAAGAACGGCACCAAGCTCATCGTGATGGACCCGCGCAAGTCGGACCTGTACCGCCACGCGCACCGGTACCTGCAGTTCAAGCCGGACACCGACGTCGCGATGCTGAACGCGATGATGTACGTGATCGTGCACGAGGGCCTCGTCGACGAAGCCTTCATCGCGAGCCGCACCATCGGCTACGAGGACCTGAAGAAGAACGTCGAAGGGTACAGCCCCGAAGCGATGGCGCCCATCTGCGGCATCGACGCCGAGACGCTGCGCTACACGGCGCGCCTGTACGCAAGCTCCAAGGGCTCGATGATCCTCTGGGGCATGGGCGTGTCGCAGCACATCCACGGCACGGACAACGCGCGCTGCCTGATCGCGCTCGCGCTGATGACCGGCCAGATCGGCCGTCCCGGCACCGGCCTGCATCCGCTGCGCGGCCAGAACAACGTGCAGGGCGCCTCCGACGCGGGCCTCATCCCCATGATGTACCCCGATTACCAGCGCGTGGTCGACCCGGCGGCGCGCGCGCGCTTCGAGAGGGCCTGGCAGCTGCCTGCCGGCACGCTCGACGACCAGCCCGGCCTCACCGTCGTGGAAGTCATGCATGCCATCAAGGCCGGCACCGTCAAGGGCATGTACGTGATGGGCGAGAACCCCGCGATGTCCGATCCGGACGCGAACCACGCGCGCGAATCGCTCGCCGCGCTCGAGCATCTCGTGGTGCAGGACATCTTTCTCACCGAGACCGCCTACCTCGCCGACGTGATCCTGCCCGCCGGCGCCTTCCCCGAGAAGACCGGCACCTTCACCAACACCGACCGCCTCGTGCAGATGGGCCGCCAGGCGATCGATCCGCCCGGCGACGCGAAGCAGGACCTCTGGATCATCCAGGAGATCGGCAAGCGCCTCGGCCTGCCGTGGAACTACGGCCACGTGAGCGAGGTGTTCGACGAGATGCGCCACACCATGCCCAGCATCGCGGGCATCACCTGGGAGCGGCTGGAGCGCGAGCATGCCGTCACCTATCCGTGCCGCGAGGAAGACGACCCCGGCGAGCCCGTGGTGTTCGTGGAGGACTTCCCGCGCGAGGGCGGCCGCGGCCGCTTCGTGCCGGCGGACATCATCCCCGCCGACGAGCGGCCCGACACCGAGTTCCCCATGGTGCTCATCACGGGTCGGCAACTCGAGCACTGGCACACCGGCAGCATGACGCGCCGCGCCACCATGCTCGACGCGATCGAGCCCGACCCGGTGGCACTGATCCATCCGCTGGATGTCGAGCAGCTCGGCATCCGCCCCGGCGACGTGGTGACCATCGAATCGAGGCGCGGCAGCGTGTCGCTCTATGCACGCGCCGACGACAGCTCGCCGCGCGGCGCGGTGTTCGTGCCCTTCTGCTACTACGAGGCCGCCGCGAACAAGCTCACGAATGCCGCGCTGGACCCGTTCGCGAAGATTCCCGAGTTCAAGTATTGCGCCGTGCGGCTCACGCCCGGCGGCGACGAACCGCGGCAAAGCAGCTTCGGCGGCGGGCAGGCCCTGGCGAACGAACTGCGCCGCGATTTCGCGGACTAG
- a CDS encoding NAD(P)H-dependent oxidoreductase subunit E: MLKKVIPIAPSREEVRERKRRGPKGRRASAQAVAEVRELLGSASRQRDLLIEHLHRIQDRYRCLSSDHLAALAEEMDLAQTEVYEVASFYHHFDIVKEGEDAPQALTVRVCDGLSCEMAGAQDLLDRLPAMLGRDVRVLHAPCIGRCEQAPACVVGHKPVPNATAEKVVATVNAGVATHEPEPYIGLDAYVADGGYKLLGECLSGQRDVDSVIAVMEASGLRGLGGAGFPAGRKWKIVRAEPAPRLMAVNIDEGEPGTFKDRVYLEKDPHRFLEGMLVAAWAVGIAAIYVYLRDEYHGCRAVLEREIAALKADPALKDMPAIELRRGAGAYICGEESAMIESIEGKRGMPRLRPPYVAQVGLFGRPTLEHNFETLYWVRDLVEKGPESFSSHGRHGRKGLRSFSVSGRVKNPGVKLAPAGITIQELIDEYCGGMLDGQTFYGYLPGGASGGILPAAMNDIPLDFDTLQPYGCFIGSAAIVVLSDKDTAAAAARNLMRFFRDESCGQCTPCRTGTAKALMLIEQPKWDTPLLAELSQVMRDASICGLGQAAPNPVDCVVKYFPQELS; encoded by the coding sequence TTGTTGAAGAAAGTCATCCCCATCGCGCCATCCCGCGAAGAAGTGCGCGAACGCAAGCGCCGCGGCCCGAAAGGCCGCCGCGCGAGCGCGCAGGCCGTCGCCGAGGTGCGCGAGCTGCTCGGCAGCGCGTCCCGCCAGCGGGACCTGCTGATCGAGCACCTGCACCGCATCCAGGACCGCTACCGCTGCCTGTCGTCGGACCACCTCGCGGCGTTGGCGGAGGAGATGGACCTCGCGCAGACGGAGGTGTACGAGGTCGCGTCCTTCTATCACCATTTCGACATCGTCAAGGAAGGAGAGGATGCGCCGCAGGCACTGACGGTGCGCGTGTGCGACGGCCTGTCGTGCGAGATGGCCGGCGCGCAGGATTTGCTGGACCGCCTGCCCGCGATGCTGGGGCGCGACGTGCGCGTGTTGCACGCGCCCTGCATCGGCCGCTGCGAACAGGCGCCCGCCTGCGTCGTCGGCCACAAGCCCGTGCCGAACGCGACGGCGGAGAAAGTGGTCGCGACCGTGAATGCGGGCGTTGCCACGCACGAACCCGAACCGTACATCGGCCTGGATGCCTATGTCGCCGACGGCGGCTACAAGCTGCTGGGCGAATGCCTGTCGGGCCAGCGCGATGTCGACTCGGTGATCGCCGTGATGGAAGCCTCCGGCCTGCGCGGCCTGGGCGGCGCGGGCTTCCCGGCCGGCCGCAAATGGAAGATCGTGCGCGCCGAACCCGCGCCGCGCCTCATGGCCGTGAACATCGACGAAGGCGAGCCCGGCACCTTCAAGGACCGCGTGTACCTCGAGAAAGACCCGCACCGTTTCCTCGAGGGCATGCTCGTCGCCGCGTGGGCGGTGGGCATCGCCGCGATCTACGTTTACCTGCGCGACGAATACCACGGCTGCCGCGCGGTGCTGGAGCGCGAGATCGCCGCATTGAAAGCCGACCCCGCCCTGAAGGACATGCCGGCGATCGAGCTGCGCCGCGGCGCGGGCGCGTACATCTGCGGCGAAGAGTCCGCGATGATCGAATCGATCGAGGGCAAGCGCGGCATGCCCCGCCTGCGCCCGCCCTACGTGGCGCAAGTGGGCCTCTTCGGCCGACCGACGCTGGAGCACAACTTCGAGACGCTCTACTGGGTGCGCGACCTGGTCGAGAAAGGCCCCGAGTCCTTCAGCTCACACGGCCGCCATGGCCGCAAGGGCTTGCGTTCCTTCTCGGTGTCGGGCCGCGTGAAGAACCCGGGCGTGAAGCTCGCACCCGCCGGCATCACCATCCAGGAATTGATCGACGAATATTGCGGCGGCATGCTGGACGGGCAGACCTTCTATGGCTACCTGCCCGGCGGCGCGTCGGGCGGCATCCTGCCGGCGGCGATGAACGACATCCCGCTCGATTTCGACACGCTGCAGCCTTACGGCTGCTTCATCGGCTCGGCGGCGATCGTCGTGCTCTCCGACAAGGACACCGCGGCGGCGGCGGCGCGCAATTTGATGCGCTTCTTCCGCGACGAATCCTGCGGCCAGTGCACGCCATGCCGCACCGGGACGGCGAAGGCGCTGATGCTGATCGAGCAGCCGAAGTGGGACACCCCGCTGCTGGCGGAACTCTCGCAGGTGATGCGCGATGCATCGATCTGCGGGCTGGGGCAGGCGGCGCCCAATCCGGTGGACTGCGTGGTGAAGTATTTTCCGCAGGAGCTGTCATGA